The Castanea sativa cultivar Marrone di Chiusa Pesio chromosome 11, ASM4071231v1 genome contains a region encoding:
- the LOC142616278 gene encoding serine/threonine-protein phosphatase 7 long form homolog, which produces MVDDRVVDIIKALGLEGLLRTPGRKIDHGLITTLVERWRQETHTFHMPHGEVTITLQDVEVLLRLLVDGEAITGSTQKEWDNVCNEFLGFRPVNNQRKQHHGQRILIQRLLEAVANPFPPNATKDQLHKYARCYILALLGHTIFMDKSGDRVHLMWVQQLENLRNPRRFPYLYPTVEHGPPVGAYGPPMRGPLSLKWLWVPNKKNRPAHIFLDRYREQIASMLLGQVVWQPYEARTVWMAIVPLVCFHLVEKHTLDRIVRQFGMIQEIPRNVNTDTVLHGIDLKGKVGVDWMRKHATHITEWGNCLQQRCEAVLGDMPPQDEYFDWYKRIKGYIRLLRRHPVGTEDHKDITDVLKAMQEIGRVQPPIPEAPNEEAATLVTAPT; this is translated from the exons ATGGTGGACGACCGAGTCGTTGACATCATCAAGGCACttggtttggagggactccTCAGGACCCCAGGTAGAAAGATTGACCATGGCCTGATAACGACCTTAGTGGAGCGATGGCGGCAGGAGACTCACACCTTCCACATGCCACATGGTGAGGTCACCATCACATTGCAAGATGTGGAGGTTCTTCTCAGACTTCTTGTTGACGGCGAGGCCATTACAGGGAGCACGCAGAAAGAATGGGATAATGTGTGCAACGAATTCCTTGGCTTCCGACCTGTAAATAATCAGAGAAAGCAACATCATGGCCAGAGGATTCTCATCCAACGGCTTTTGGAAGCTGTTGCCAATCCATTTCCACCTAATGCCACAAAGGATCAGCTGCATAAGTACGCacgatgctacatcctagcCCTACTAGGGCACACAATCTTCATGGACAAATCCGGCGATAGGGTGCATCTAATGTGGGTGCAGCAGTTGGAAAACCTTCGCAACCCACGCAG GTTCCCATATTTGTACCCGACAGTTGAACATGGCCCGCCAGTGGGTGCTTATGGTCCTCCAATGCGGGGTCCACTGTCCCTGAA GTGGTTGTGggtcccaaacaagaaaaacaggCCCGCCCACATCTTCCTGGACAGGTATCGCGAGCAAATAGCTTCAATGTTGCTAGGCCAG GTAGTGTGGCAGCCATATGAAGCTAGGACCGTGTGGATGGCAATAGTGCCACTTGTATGTTTCCACctagtagagaaacatacacTAGATCGTATCGTTCGTCAATTCGGGATGATCCAAGAAATTCCCCGTAATGTTAACACTGATACAGTGCTTCACGGAATTGATTTGAAGGGGAAGGTCGGTGTTGATTGGATGCGGAAACATGCTACGCATATTACGGAGTGGGGTAATTGCCTTCAACAGCGTTGTGAAGCAGTGCTTGGTGATATGCCTCCACAAGATGAGTACTTCGATTGGTACAAAAGG ATTAAAGGATACATCCGTTTGTTGAGGCGTCACCCAGTGGGCACAGAGGACCACAAGGACATTACTGATGTGCTGAAGGCAATGCAGGAGATTGGCCGTGTACAACCTCCTATCCCTGAGGCCCCGAATGAGGAGGCAGCTACTCTTGTGACAGCGCCTACTTAG
- the LOC142617218 gene encoding uncharacterized protein LOC142617218: protein MWRLSLRYPFLIPDQRRRPFKSIDFCSITNTKDIQDISWEISNFLGHDNWRSFMASSDIPMKLNPEVVRFVLHQNQVGDPKRLLDFFNWSKSQMGIAQNLDSFSILAVLLCNSNLLGPASRLLQQMIRTHSGSSLLVFDSLLCYFRNRGSNPVVFDILIDSYKKIGMLGDAANVFLGAKSSHIMPSLRCCNALLKDLLKCNMMELFWKVYNGMRDAKMEFDLYTYTSLVGALCKAGDITGAKRVLHEIREKKYSPNLFIYNVVIDGMCRVGAIAEAIELKKSMFEMGIVPDTHTYNVIINGLCNGGKLKDAKLMLEEMKHRGLKLNDFTYMVFIDGFLREGNIDEVLRLKNEMVSCGMRLNISTYNMLVHGVCKYGKMEKSLEIVDEMIRMGCKPNSQTYSWLIEGFCQEHNIGRAYELLCEMETRSMVPTVATYCTIIHEMCLHNNIAQANGLLGEMVAKGLKPNVMIYRSLIMGYVREGTIEEARRILKEMSDKGVAPDIFCYNHIITFLSRAGKMEEVKACFAEILGRDLTPDAVTYGAFISGFSRVGRMQEATKYFNEMLGRGLMPNNLVYTVLIDGHFKAGNVMEAFATFRCTLALRVLPDVQTYSVFINGLLRSAKIKEAIDVFSEMKKKGLVPDVVCYSSLISGLCKQGEVEEAFQLYNEMQCEGVDPNIFIFNALIDGLCKSGNIQRARKLFGGVSESSFKLDNVTYSTMIDGYCKCGNLMEAFCLFDEMLSKGVGPHSYVYNSLLYGCCKEGEMERALKLFREIEQKGFATTLSYNTLIDGFCKANKLQEANQLLKEMIDKEIKPDHVTYTTVIDWHSKAGKMEEANKLFLEMQGRDIMPDVVTYTSLMYGYRKLQKLSEVFTLFEGMLAKGIEPDECCYIIMIDALCKENNLVEAYKLRDEILGKGMLTRGTVYDSILDAHCKKEDLSGASKLFDEIREKGFKPNLSTCRNLVRSFHQAGRIDEAMLILEGMICSRWVPDDTTLSDIVTGNLIDPDSEDAGNFMKQIA, encoded by the coding sequence ATGTGGAGGCTCTCACTCAGATACCCATTTCTCATCCCAGATCAAAGAAGAAGACCCTTCAAATCGATTGACTTTTGTAGCATCACCAATACCAAAGATATCCAAGACATTTCCTGGGAAATCTCTAACTTTCTTGGACATGACAACTGGCGGTCTTTCATGGCGTCCTCAGACATACCCATGAAGCTAAACCCAGAAGTTGTTCGGTTTGTTCTGCACCAAAACCAGGTGGGTGACCCCAAACGCCTCTTAGATTTCTTCAACTGGTCCAAATCCCAAATGGGTATTGCTCAGAATTTAGATTCTTTCTCTATTCTTGCTGTTTTGTTATGCAATTCCAATCTCCTTGGACCCGCTAGTAGGCTGTTACAGCAAATGATAAGAACACATTCCGGGTCGAGTTTGTTGGTTTTCGATTCGCTTCTTTGTTACTTTAGAAATAGAGGTTCTAATCCTGTGGTGTTTGATATATTGATTGATAGTTATAAGAAGATAGGCATGTTGGGTGATGCGGCAAATGTTTTTTTGGGTGCCAAAAGCAGTCACATTATGCCCAGTTTGAGGTGTTGTAATGCTTtattgaaagatttgttgaaatGTAATATGATGGAATTGTTTTGGAAGGTGTATAATGGGATGCGGGATGCTAAGATGGAGTTTGATCTCTATACTTATACAAGTTTAGTTGGCGCACTATGTAAGGCTGGGGATATAACGGGGGCCAAAAGGGTTCTTCATGAAATTAGGGAGAAGAAATATAGTCCTAATTTGTTTATCTACAATGTGGTTATTGATGGAATGTGCCGAGTTGGTGCAATAGCTGAAGCTATTGAGCTGAAAAAGTCAATGTTTGAGATGGGAATAGTCCCAGATACACATACTTACAATGTAATTATTAACGGACTTTGCAATGGGGGGAAATTGAAAGATGCAAAATTGATGTTGGAAGAGATGAAGCATAGAGGTTTGAAGCTTAATGATTTCACATACATGGTTTTCATCGATGGTTTCTTAAGGGAAGGAAATATAGACGAGGTTTTGCGACTTAAGAATGAAATGGTTTCTTGTGGTATGCGGCTAAACATAAGTACATACAATATGCTTGTTCATGGTGTTTGTAAGTACGGAAAGATGGAGAAGTCGCTTGAAATTGTTGATGAGATGATTAGAATGGGTTGCAAACCAAACTCCCAAACTTATAGTTGGTTGATTGAAGGGTTTTGTCAGGAGCATAACATAGGCAGGGCATATGAACTACTTTGTGAGATGGAGACCAGGAGCATGGTGCCCACAGTTGCCACATACTGTACAATTATCCATGAAATGTGTCTTCATAACAATATTGCACAAGCTAATGGACTCTTAGGGGAAATGGTTGCAAAAGGCTTGAAGCCGAATGTCATGATTTACAGATCTCTTATTATGGGCTATGTCCGTGAGGGGACAATTGAAGAGGCAAGAAGGATTTTGAAAGAAATGAGTGATAAAGGAGTTGCGCCAGACATATTTTGCTACAACCATATAATAACATTTCTCAGCAGAGCTGGAAAGATGGAAGAGGTAAAGGCATGCTTCGCTGAAATTCTAGGAAGGGACCTGACCCCAGATGCTGTTACTTATGGGGCTTTCATCAGTGGATTCAGTAGGGTAGGAAGAATGCAGGAAGCAaccaaatattttaatgagatGCTTGGTCGCGGTTTAATGCCGAACAATCTTGTTTACACTGTCTTGATTGATGGGCACTTCAAGGCAGGAAACGTTATGGAAGCTTTTGCAACATTTCGATGCACACTTGCGCTGCGTGTGCTTCCGGATGTGCAAACATACAGTGTCTTTATTAATGGCCTCTTGAGGAGTGCGAAAATTAAAGAGGCCATTGATGTATTctctgaaatgaaaaaaaagggtttggTTCCTGATGTTGTCTGTTACAGCTCTCTCATCTCTGGGTTGTGCAAGCAAGGTGAGGTAGAGGAAGCTTTCCAGCTTTATAATGAAATGCAATGTGAAGGGGTGGATCCaaatatttttatcttcaatGCGTTGATTGATGGGCTGTGCAAGTCAGGTAATATTCAGAGAGCTAGAAAATTGTTTGGTGGTGTCTCAGAAAGTAGTTTCAAACTTGACAATGTAACCTACTCCACAATGATAGATGGATACTGCAAATGTGGTAATCTAATGGAGgcattttgtttatttgatgAGATGCTGTCAAAGGGGGTTGGGCCACATAGTTATGTCTATAATTCTCTTCTCTATGGGTGTTGCAAGGAAGGAGAAATGGAAAGGGCTCTTAAACTCTTCCGCGAAATTGAGCAGAAGGGCTTTGCTACTACTCTTTCCTACAACACTTTAATTGACGGATTTTGCAAGGCAAATAAGCTGCAAGAAGCAAACCAATTGTTGAAAGAAATGATTGATAAAGAGATAAAGCCTGATCATGTGACCTATACAACTGTGATTGACTGGCATTCCAAGGCGGGCAAGATGGAGGAGGCAAACAAGCTCTTCTTGGAGATGCAGGGGAGAGATATAATGCCAGATGTTGTAACCTACACCTCTCTTATGTATGGTTACAGAAAATTGCAGAAATTATCTGAGGTATTTACATTGTTTGAAGGGATGTTGGCAAAGGGTATTGAGCCTGATGAATGCTGTTACATCATAATGATTGATGCTCTTTGTAAGGAAAATAATTTGGTGGAAGCGTATAAGTTGAGAGATGAGATCTTGGGTAAAGGTATGCTGACAAGGGGAACTGTTTATGATTCAATTCTTGATGCTCATTGCAAGAAGGAAGATCTTTCTGGAGCTTCTAAGCTATTTGATGAAATAAGAGAGAAAGGGTTTAAGCCCAATCTTAGTACATGTCGCAATTTGGTCCGTTCTTTCCATCAGGCTGGCAGAATTGACGAAGCAATGCTGATTTTGGAGGGTATGATCTGCTCCAGATGGGTGCCAGATGATACTACTTTGAGTGACATAGTGACTGGGAACCTAATTGATCCAGATTCTGAGGATGCTGGTAATTTTATGAAGCAGATAGCATAG